DNA sequence from the Sphingomonas sp. genome:
CAGCTCGAACGCGAGATCGCCCGGCTGCGCGCCGACCTCGAAGGCCGGCTCGATCGTGTGGAACGGCAGGGTGCGCCGGCGCAGGTTGAGCCGCCGCCGATCGCTTCACCGACCCGCCCGGGACGCGATCCCGCGCCCGTCGCGCCGACGCCAGCGCCAGCGGTGCCCGCCGCGCCGGCAAGTGGGGTACCGGACGATCCCGAAGAAGCCTATAATATCGGGTTCAGGATGTGGAATGCGGGGCAGCATGTCGAAGCGCAGCGCGCGCTCGAAGCGGCCGCCGCACGTCATCCCAACACGCGCTGGACGAGCTGGATGCGCAATTTGCAGGGCCGCGCCGCCCTCGATGCCGGCCAGCCGGCGACCGCGGCCCGCATCCTGCTCGCCAATTACCAGGACAATCCGCGCGGCGAGCGGGCCGCCGACAGCCTTTTCTATCTCGGCCAGTCGCTGACTCGGTTGAACCGGCGTCCGGAAGCCTGTCGGGTCTATGACGAGCTCGCGCAGGTCTATCCCAACATGCGCGATTTCATCCGCACCCGCCTGCCGCAGGCCCGCACCGACGCGCGCTGCGCCAACTAGGCGTTTCCGGCCCGAACGGGCGGGGCTAGGATGAGGGGATGACCGTCCTCCGGCCCGCTCCCGACGTCGTGGCGCGCTTCGGCGCGGATCTCCACGCGCTGGCCGGCGATGCGCCCTGCGCGCTGGGCGTCGCCGTGTCCGGCGGACCGGACAGCATCGCGCTGCTGCTGCTCGCCCATGCCGCGCGGCCGGGCGCCGTGCAAGCGGCCACGGTCGATCACGGCTTGCGCCCCGAAAGCGCGGCCGAAGCCGCCTTCGTCGCCGGGCTTTGCACTCGGCTCGGCGTGCCGCACGTCATTTTGCGCGCCGATGCGCCGCTCGCCGGCAACACCCAGTCTTTTGCGCGCGCGGTGCGCTACCGCCTGCTCGGCGGCTGGTCGCGCGAAGCGGGCCTCGCCTGCCTGCTCACCGCCCACCATGCCGACGACCAGGCGGAAACGCTGTTGATGCGGCTGTTGCGTGGGTCCGGCGTGGCCGGGCTGGCCGGTGTGCGGGCGCGGGCCAGGATCGACGGGATGAAAGTGATCCGACCGCTGCTCGGCTGGCGCCGCGCCGAGCTGGCGGCGGTCGTCGCTGGAGCGGGCATCTCCGCCGTCGACGATCCGAGCAACGACGATCCGCGCTACGATCGCGCTCGGCTGCGCAGCCGGCTCCGCGAGGCGGACTGGCTGGATGCGCCGGCGCTGGCGCGCAGCGCACGCGCGCTGGCCGAAGCGGAGGAAGCGATCGACTGGGCCGTCGGCCGGCTCCATGCGGAGCGCGCGCGCGCCGCAGGTGCGACGCTGCGGATCGACATGCGCGATCTGCCGGCGGAGCTGCGTCGACGGCTTGTCCTGCGCGCGCTCGCCGCCTTGGCGCCGGACGCCGCGCCGCGCGGGGCGGAGGTGGACCGGCTGCTGGCATCGCTGGCGGCGGGACAC
Encoded proteins:
- a CDS encoding tetratricopeptide repeat protein; translated protein: MRFHLLGLLLIGVAITPAAAQRDPVEQRVNRLEQEMRAVQRRVFPDGRSQFVEPELRPQAPAGPGGVPAGDAISNLNSRVDAVEAQLRSLTGQIEESDNRTRQLEREIARLRADLEGRLDRVERQGAPAQVEPPPIASPTRPGRDPAPVAPTPAPAVPAAPASGVPDDPEEAYNIGFRMWNAGQHVEAQRALEAAAARHPNTRWTSWMRNLQGRAALDAGQPATAARILLANYQDNPRGERAADSLFYLGQSLTRLNRRPEACRVYDELAQVYPNMRDFIRTRLPQARTDARCAN
- the tilS gene encoding tRNA lysidine(34) synthetase TilS codes for the protein MTVLRPAPDVVARFGADLHALAGDAPCALGVAVSGGPDSIALLLLAHAARPGAVQAATVDHGLRPESAAEAAFVAGLCTRLGVPHVILRADAPLAGNTQSFARAVRYRLLGGWSREAGLACLLTAHHADDQAETLLMRLLRGSGVAGLAGVRARARIDGMKVIRPLLGWRRAELAAVVAGAGISAVDDPSNDDPRYDRARLRSRLREADWLDAPALARSARALAEAEEAIDWAVGRLHAERARAAGATLRIDMRDLPAELRRRLVLRALAALAPDAAPRGAEVDRLLASLAAGHTATLAGIRCDADADVWCFAAAPPRRRG